The following coding sequences lie in one Drosophila subpulchrella strain 33 F10 #4 breed RU33 unplaced genomic scaffold, RU_Dsub_v1.1 Primary Assembly Seq51, whole genome shotgun sequence genomic window:
- the LOC119562473 gene encoding uncharacterized protein LOC119562473 yields the protein MYNVTPHSTTGAAPTQLMYNRTIRDKIPGIEDISDQDVDSEERDRDMCQKEKGKKLTPTFDPTVYEVTSRDGDVVQVTGNGKSYTRNASHLKKVESSAAVQPEEGQSPKRTDESFPAKLIDAELTSQMPQGGLKLRLKKKGEMWEPVSADRDSSPTRDT from the exons ATGTATAATGTAACACCGCATAGTACAACGGGTGCAGCTCCAACCCAGCTGATGTACAATCGGACGATTCGAGATAAAATTCCCGGAATTGAGGATATTTCGGATCAGGATGTGGACTCGGAGGAAAGAGATAGGGACATGTGCCAGAAAGAAAAAGGGAAGAAG CTAACACCAACGTTCGATCCAACGGTTTACGAGGTGACCAGCAGAGACGGTGATGTGGTCCAGGTAACCGGAAATGGGAAGTCGTATACCAGGAACGCCAGTCACCTCAAGAAAGTCGAATCCTCTGCTGCAGTTCAGCCGGAGGAGGGCCAATCCCCGAAAAGGACTGATGAATCATTCCCGGCCAAACTAATTGACGCGGAGCTCACCTCACAGATGCCACAGGGAGGCCTAAAACTGCGTctgaaaaaaaaaggagagaTGTGGGAACCCGTGTCAGCTGATCGGGATTCGAGCCCAACACGGGATACATAA